The Lysinibacter cavernae genome has a window encoding:
- a CDS encoding PTS mannitol transporter subunit IICB produces MTTQSTGTAETAPKKGGARVGVQKFGTFLSGMVMPNIPAFIAWGLITAFFIDVGWTPNEGLASIVVPTIHYLLPLLIANTGGRMIYETRGGVIATIATMGAIVAAPDTHMFIGAMILGPLAAWLMKRLDALWEGKIKPGFEMLVNMFSSGILGFLLAIFGYYAVGPAVVWITKVLGGGVNWLIETGFLPLTSIIIEPAKVFFLNNAINHGVLTPLGTEQAAEAGKSILFLLEANPGPGVGILLAFAIFGVGMAKASAPGAMIIQFFGGIHEIYFPYVLMKPMLVLAAVAGGATGVATNLIFGSGLRAPAAPGSIFAILLQTASDSYVGVILSVILSATVSFLVAGVILRASRKRDLAAEAAGENKLADAVQQNASNKGGTSRVGSLLGDAGATAQASGVATAVAPVHNIIFACDAGMGSSAMGASVLRNKLKKAGVEGVTVTNKAIANLVDGEAELIITHKDLTERAIGKTPSARHVSVDNFMSSPKYDEVVAEVSSQDAE; encoded by the coding sequence ATGACAACGCAGTCAACCGGCACCGCCGAGACCGCTCCCAAAAAGGGAGGGGCCCGAGTAGGCGTCCAGAAATTTGGAACGTTCCTCAGTGGAATGGTCATGCCCAACATCCCGGCGTTTATCGCCTGGGGGCTGATCACCGCGTTCTTCATCGACGTGGGATGGACCCCAAATGAGGGGCTCGCCTCCATCGTTGTCCCAACCATCCACTACCTGTTGCCGCTGCTCATCGCGAATACCGGTGGCCGGATGATCTACGAGACCCGAGGTGGAGTGATCGCTACGATCGCCACAATGGGCGCAATTGTCGCGGCTCCTGATACGCACATGTTTATCGGCGCCATGATCCTTGGGCCCCTTGCCGCTTGGCTCATGAAGCGCCTCGATGCGCTATGGGAAGGCAAGATCAAGCCTGGATTCGAAATGCTGGTGAACATGTTCTCCTCCGGTATTCTCGGATTTTTACTTGCGATCTTTGGCTACTATGCGGTTGGGCCTGCGGTTGTCTGGATTACCAAGGTGCTTGGCGGAGGGGTGAACTGGCTCATTGAGACTGGGTTCCTTCCTCTCACGAGCATCATCATCGAACCTGCCAAAGTGTTCTTCCTGAACAACGCCATTAACCATGGCGTACTGACCCCGCTAGGAACAGAGCAAGCGGCCGAAGCTGGAAAATCGATTCTCTTCTTGCTTGAGGCCAATCCGGGACCCGGTGTTGGAATCTTGCTGGCCTTCGCGATCTTCGGCGTTGGCATGGCAAAGGCGAGCGCGCCCGGTGCAATGATCATCCAATTTTTTGGCGGTATTCACGAGATCTACTTCCCCTATGTCCTCATGAAGCCCATGCTGGTGCTTGCAGCTGTAGCAGGTGGTGCGACTGGCGTTGCAACCAACCTCATCTTTGGTTCAGGGCTTCGTGCGCCGGCCGCCCCCGGCAGTATCTTCGCTATTCTGCTGCAGACCGCGAGCGACAGCTATGTTGGCGTCATTCTGTCAGTGATCCTCTCAGCCACGGTCTCATTCCTGGTTGCTGGCGTCATCCTTCGCGCAAGCCGGAAGCGTGACCTTGCAGCTGAAGCTGCTGGAGAGAATAAACTCGCGGATGCCGTGCAACAGAACGCCTCGAATAAGGGCGGCACGAGCCGTGTTGGCTCGCTGCTCGGAGACGCGGGAGCAACCGCGCAGGCGAGTGGCGTTGCCACCGCTGTCGCGCCGGTCCATAACATCATCTTCGCTTGCGACGCAGGTATGGGATCAAGTGCCATGGGTGCATCCGTACTGCGCAATAAGCTGAAGAAGGCAGGTGTTGAGGGCGTGACGGTGACAAACAAGGCTATCGCTAACCTTGTCGACGGAGAGGCCGAGCTCATCATCACGCACAAAGACCTCACTGAGCGCGCAATTGGCAAAACGCCGAGCGCCCGCCACGTTTCGGTCGACAACTTTATGTCGAGCCCCAAATACGATGAGGTTGTTGCTGAAGTTTCCAGCCAGGACGCTGAGTAA
- the ptsP gene encoding phosphoenolpyruvate--protein phosphotransferase encodes MTDSAVLQGIGIGRQMAIGPVLRMPDPLPAPSDTMSELTPEQETARVDEALAAVAAQLTQRGAHAGGTAKDVLEAQALMAQDPSLKASISDLLSGGKTAETAVWTAFGGFRDMLLGLGGYMAERATDLDDVAGRVLAHLQGVAAPGVPESDEPFVLVARDLAPADTAMLDLNKVLALVTSDGGPTAHTAILARDKAIVAVVGVAGALELGDGTTVIVDAATGTVTAHPDSATLAQAEVDRDERRAAATAPITPGALADGTEVPLLANLGSAGGIDAALAAGAEGVGLFRTEFLFLDATSAPTVQEQREKYRELLAAFPKQKVVVRLLDAGADKPLAFLNPEHEENPAMGVRGLRALRANEDILREQLTALAEADAETDADLWVMAPMVATAEETRYFTALAHELGLKTVGVMVEVPSAAITAKAILRDAAFASIGTNDLTQYTMAADRMLGSVAHLQDPWHPAVLTLVSMVGAAGAELHKPVGICGEAAADPLLAVVLVGLGATSLSMSPAALADVRAELRNHTLDEAKRFAELAVSADDAGAARAAVIAAIAQKEATS; translated from the coding sequence ATGACCGATTCAGCAGTACTCCAGGGCATTGGCATCGGTCGCCAGATGGCGATCGGTCCGGTGCTTCGAATGCCGGACCCACTCCCAGCGCCGAGTGACACCATGAGCGAACTCACGCCAGAGCAAGAAACCGCTCGGGTTGATGAGGCCCTCGCTGCGGTTGCAGCGCAACTCACGCAACGGGGGGCGCACGCCGGCGGCACGGCGAAAGACGTGCTTGAAGCGCAAGCCCTCATGGCGCAGGACCCGAGCCTCAAAGCCTCCATTAGCGATCTCCTCTCGGGCGGAAAGACCGCTGAAACGGCCGTGTGGACCGCGTTTGGTGGCTTCCGCGACATGCTGCTGGGCCTGGGCGGTTACATGGCAGAACGCGCAACCGATCTTGATGATGTCGCCGGCCGCGTACTTGCACATCTTCAGGGCGTTGCCGCTCCTGGTGTGCCCGAATCGGACGAGCCCTTTGTGCTCGTTGCGAGAGATCTCGCGCCGGCAGACACCGCGATGCTTGACCTCAATAAGGTGCTTGCGCTCGTGACCAGCGACGGCGGCCCGACTGCTCACACGGCCATTCTTGCGAGGGATAAAGCAATTGTCGCGGTTGTTGGCGTCGCCGGGGCGCTCGAACTTGGAGACGGCACGACCGTTATCGTTGACGCCGCAACAGGAACCGTTACGGCCCACCCTGACAGTGCGACACTCGCACAGGCCGAAGTGGACCGTGACGAGCGGCGGGCGGCGGCGACTGCGCCGATCACCCCGGGGGCCCTTGCCGACGGAACCGAGGTACCCCTCTTGGCAAACCTTGGCTCGGCCGGAGGCATTGACGCGGCCCTTGCGGCCGGTGCTGAAGGCGTAGGTCTCTTTCGCACCGAGTTTCTATTTCTCGACGCAACGAGCGCGCCTACCGTGCAGGAACAACGAGAGAAATATCGCGAGCTCCTTGCGGCGTTCCCCAAACAGAAAGTCGTTGTGCGACTCCTGGATGCGGGTGCAGACAAACCGCTCGCCTTCCTCAACCCTGAGCACGAAGAAAACCCCGCCATGGGTGTTCGTGGTCTACGGGCGCTGAGGGCAAACGAGGACATTCTGCGGGAGCAGCTCACCGCGCTCGCCGAAGCGGATGCTGAAACGGACGCAGACCTCTGGGTTATGGCTCCTATGGTCGCCACAGCAGAAGAAACACGGTACTTTACCGCCCTTGCCCACGAGCTTGGGCTGAAAACGGTTGGCGTGATGGTTGAGGTGCCGAGCGCGGCAATCACCGCCAAGGCTATTCTGCGCGATGCGGCTTTTGCCTCGATCGGTACGAACGACCTGACCCAATACACAATGGCCGCCGATCGGATGCTCGGGAGCGTTGCGCACCTGCAGGACCCGTGGCATCCGGCAGTCCTGACGCTTGTCTCGATGGTCGGCGCTGCTGGCGCCGAGCTGCACAAACCCGTTGGCATTTGCGGCGAGGCCGCCGCTGACCCGTTGCTCGCGGTTGTCCTTGTTGGCCTCGGTGCGACGTCCCTCTCTATGTCACCAGCAGCGCTCGCGGATGTGCGGGCAGAGCTACGCAACCACACCCTTGACGAGGCAAAACGCTTCGCCGAACTTGCTGTATCCGCCGACGACGCAGGGGCAGCCCGCGCCGCCGTCATCGCCGCGATCGCACAGAAAGAAGCAACATCATGA
- a CDS encoding HPr family phosphocarrier protein, with protein MAEKIVTILSKQGLHARPASLFTQAVVASGNDVTIAKPGGTPVNAASILGVIALGLNHGDEITLSVTGENEDATLAELVTLLETDHDA; from the coding sequence ATGGCTGAGAAAATCGTAACCATTCTGTCAAAGCAGGGCCTGCACGCCCGTCCTGCATCGCTCTTTACGCAGGCGGTCGTTGCTAGTGGCAATGACGTGACTATCGCAAAGCCCGGTGGCACCCCAGTGAACGCAGCAAGTATCCTCGGAGTCATTGCACTCGGGCTGAACCACGGCGACGAGATTACGCTGAGCGTGACGGGCGAGAACGAAGACGCGACGCTTGCCGAGCTCGTGACTCTGCTCGAAACCGATCACGACGCCTAG
- a CDS encoding PTS sugar transporter subunit IIA encodes MSTERARDLLNYLASVDGWVTADELAGRLGVTTRSVRNYVVTAKELHHPHDVIETGSRGYRLQHDVFHAVIAASDAERFQSPAAERPVDRQRRILEYLVSLDDPVNLHSLAAEFYVSESTLESDLRRARTVLGHSGLALGRIGSELRVLGSEQDKRRMLARLFLDAQSRQVIDLPIVEAHFASPPLGQVKTLILDGLERSGYRANEFGLGSVLLSLAVALLRMSNGQTLLPATEGSPTDPALEALAADLLGPLVAAPPPPEVRHLALLLDAQVARPTDGSPAKADEPVVDAAVTVMLDRATEVYGVDLRDVAFHRRLAQHVVNVLGRAKENLSSPNPMTKSLKANYPVVYDIAVFMASTIGTRFDVQLDENEIAFLALHVGTFVEQRSPRSRRLRCAFVCPDYYGMHAFLRDRIEQELHDVIDVTSVVTRTDPDWASIDANIVLSTIPAPAGVSDVIHIQPFLTDDDAARIRNRVARIHRSQRRNELKQQLLTYLSPEFFVVDLAATDDTTAIRALGELMVSADVIDESYVQAALEREQMSSTAFGDVIAVPHAMDMTARRTAIAFAVNKSPIPWGDNRVQAVALVAFAADDRAAFQSVFDQLVSVFSSREDANRIIRATEDFDTFLDALTRVMEN; translated from the coding sequence GTGTCTACCGAACGCGCGCGCGATCTCCTCAACTACCTTGCGTCAGTTGACGGCTGGGTGACAGCCGATGAGTTGGCGGGGCGCCTCGGAGTAACAACCCGCTCCGTGCGCAACTATGTGGTCACCGCGAAAGAGCTCCACCACCCTCACGACGTCATCGAGACTGGGTCACGCGGCTATCGGCTCCAACATGATGTATTTCATGCCGTTATTGCAGCGAGTGACGCTGAACGGTTCCAATCCCCCGCAGCCGAGCGCCCCGTCGACCGCCAGCGACGCATCCTTGAGTACCTCGTGTCTCTTGACGACCCCGTCAACCTGCACAGCCTTGCCGCTGAGTTTTACGTCAGTGAGTCAACGCTCGAGTCAGACCTTCGCAGGGCAAGAACGGTCCTTGGACACTCGGGGCTCGCCCTTGGCCGTATTGGCTCCGAGTTGAGGGTCCTCGGTTCTGAGCAGGACAAACGTCGGATGCTGGCACGCCTCTTTCTTGATGCCCAGTCTCGCCAGGTAATCGATCTACCCATCGTCGAGGCACATTTTGCCTCGCCCCCGCTTGGTCAGGTGAAGACGCTCATTCTTGACGGCCTTGAGCGGAGCGGCTACCGGGCAAACGAGTTTGGGCTTGGAAGCGTCTTGCTGAGCTTGGCCGTCGCGCTGCTTCGCATGTCAAACGGGCAGACTCTGCTTCCTGCGACTGAAGGAAGCCCAACTGATCCGGCTCTTGAGGCACTCGCGGCTGACCTCTTAGGTCCGCTGGTCGCTGCCCCGCCACCGCCAGAGGTGAGGCATCTCGCTCTTCTCCTCGATGCACAGGTTGCCCGCCCAACGGATGGCTCGCCGGCCAAAGCCGATGAGCCGGTCGTGGATGCTGCCGTCACTGTCATGCTTGATCGCGCCACTGAGGTCTACGGCGTAGACCTTCGCGATGTGGCGTTCCACAGGCGTCTCGCCCAACACGTAGTGAACGTACTCGGCAGGGCGAAGGAAAATCTTTCGTCACCAAATCCAATGACCAAGTCGCTCAAGGCAAATTACCCGGTCGTCTACGATATTGCCGTGTTCATGGCGAGCACCATTGGGACACGGTTTGACGTGCAACTGGATGAAAACGAGATTGCGTTTCTTGCGCTCCACGTTGGTACGTTTGTTGAACAACGCTCTCCCCGGTCTCGCCGGCTCCGCTGCGCCTTCGTCTGTCCGGACTACTACGGCATGCACGCGTTCTTACGTGATCGTATCGAGCAAGAACTCCACGACGTCATCGACGTCACATCGGTAGTCACCCGCACTGATCCCGATTGGGCGAGCATCGACGCCAACATCGTACTCTCGACCATTCCAGCACCCGCTGGGGTGAGCGACGTCATCCATATCCAGCCGTTTCTGACCGATGACGATGCGGCGCGCATCCGTAATCGAGTTGCCCGCATCCATCGATCCCAGCGACGCAACGAACTCAAGCAGCAGCTCCTCACGTATCTGTCACCAGAGTTCTTTGTTGTGGATCTTGCCGCGACCGACGACACGACTGCGATCAGAGCGCTCGGCGAACTGATGGTGAGCGCGGATGTCATCGACGAAAGCTACGTTCAGGCGGCACTCGAACGGGAACAGATGTCGTCAACGGCATTTGGTGACGTTATCGCGGTTCCGCACGCCATGGATATGACCGCGCGACGAACGGCAATAGCCTTTGCCGTCAATAAGTCGCCCATTCCATGGGGCGACAACAGAGTCCAGGCCGTTGCCCTTGTGGCGTTCGCTGCTGACGACCGGGCGGCTTTCCAGTCAGTCTTCGACCAGCTCGTCAGCGTCTTCAGCTCCAGAGAAGACGCCAACCGCATTATCCGCGCAACCGAGGACTTTGATACGTTCCTCGACGCGCTTACACGAGTCATGGAGAACTAA
- a CDS encoding DsbA family protein — MSKFKRSLAGLAGAAALLLALSACTVNSVDNSSDKTDKGSSSSSDSDEVKVPSIAKDGGLEVGTGLNEIDVWVDYQCSHCRDFEESNGDYLTTLVETDNATVRIHPLYFLDRGAVDGSSFRAGNALACVADQSPDVMLEYSAKLFAADKWSDQIFVELADDLDVSGVDSCIEDLTFGPWLTESMKDAMEGDSLPATTEIERVQSTPTVVVNGAVYKGDPKSNSAFVSFFEANQKN; from the coding sequence ATGTCGAAGTTCAAACGGAGTCTTGCTGGACTGGCCGGGGCCGCTGCGCTTTTGCTCGCACTCTCGGCGTGTACGGTGAACAGCGTTGATAACAGCAGCGACAAAACAGACAAGGGCAGTAGCTCATCGTCAGATTCGGACGAGGTCAAGGTTCCTTCGATAGCAAAGGACGGTGGGCTTGAGGTTGGTACCGGGCTCAACGAAATTGATGTCTGGGTTGACTACCAGTGCTCGCACTGCCGTGACTTCGAAGAAAGCAACGGCGACTACCTGACAACGCTCGTTGAGACGGATAACGCAACCGTGCGCATCCACCCCCTCTACTTCCTTGACCGCGGGGCGGTTGACGGTTCATCGTTCCGTGCCGGGAATGCCCTCGCCTGTGTGGCCGATCAGTCGCCAGACGTGATGCTTGAATACAGCGCGAAGCTGTTTGCCGCTGATAAGTGGAGCGACCAAATCTTTGTAGAGCTTGCCGACGATCTCGACGTTTCTGGCGTGGATTCCTGTATTGAAGACCTCACCTTTGGTCCGTGGCTAACTGAGTCGATGAAGGACGCAATGGAAGGTGATTCGCTGCCAGCAACGACCGAGATTGAGCGAGTTCAATCTACTCCGACGGTTGTGGTGAATGGCGCAGTCTACAAGGGCGACCCGAAGAGCAACAGCGCCTTTGTTTCCTTCTTCGAGGCGAACCAGAAGAACTAG
- the map gene encoding type I methionyl aminopeptidase translates to MGIFRKSLYKNPEQLRKMVAPGLATADSLVAARELIVPGATTLQINDAAEAALAARGAHSNFKLVPGYRHMVCASVNADVVHGIPNDRPLEAGDIVSIDSGAEIDGWNGDSAITVVIPDPTRPDVVAERQKLSDVTEQSLWHGIARLAKAKHLNEVGDAIQTYIESQGDYGILTDYIGHGIGRTMHEDPPVFNYRVRERGPEVKPGLVVAIEPMVVLGSPDTFIQDDDWTVTTVDGLAASHWEHSVAVHADGIWVLTAHDGGASALAPLGIVPVPVL, encoded by the coding sequence GTGGGCATCTTTCGTAAGTCTCTGTATAAGAATCCAGAACAGCTGAGAAAGATGGTCGCTCCTGGCCTGGCAACGGCCGATTCGCTTGTCGCCGCCCGTGAGCTCATTGTTCCCGGTGCCACGACGTTGCAGATCAACGATGCGGCTGAGGCCGCCTTGGCTGCTCGCGGCGCACATTCAAATTTCAAGCTGGTTCCGGGATACCGGCACATGGTGTGTGCCTCGGTCAATGCAGATGTTGTGCACGGCATTCCGAACGATCGACCGCTCGAAGCTGGTGACATCGTCTCGATTGACAGCGGCGCGGAGATAGACGGCTGGAACGGTGACTCTGCCATTACCGTCGTGATTCCTGACCCAACTCGCCCAGACGTTGTCGCTGAGCGGCAGAAACTTTCTGACGTCACCGAGCAGTCTCTTTGGCACGGTATCGCACGTCTGGCAAAAGCCAAGCACCTCAACGAGGTAGGCGATGCGATTCAGACGTACATTGAGTCTCAGGGTGATTACGGAATCCTTACCGACTACATCGGGCACGGGATCGGCCGCACGATGCACGAGGACCCGCCAGTCTTCAACTACCGTGTGCGCGAGCGTGGACCGGAAGTGAAGCCTGGCCTGGTTGTTGCAATCGAGCCGATGGTGGTTCTTGGATCACCAGATACATTCATCCAAGACGACGATTGGACTGTTACCACCGTTGACGGCCTCGCCGCGTCACACTGGGAGCACAGCGTTGCCGTTCACGCGGATGGCATCTGGGTGCTGACCGCGCACGACGGGGGAGCAAGTGCTTTGGCCCCTCTCGGTATTGTGCCCGTTCCTGTACTCTAA
- a CDS encoding adenylate kinase, whose protein sequence is MSTSRLLIVGPPGAGKGTQAAILAERLGVPAISTGDIFRANIKEETELGLQIKSIVDSGSFVPDSLTNAIVADRLTWDDATDGFLLDGYPRTTDQVVELDRILSTTGDRLDAVVLLEADTDVVVDRLLKRAQEQGRADDTEDVIRHRQEIYKEQTAPLIETYDARKLVVRVDGIGTVDEVSSRIADALELAGAAK, encoded by the coding sequence ATGTCGACTAGCCGCCTTTTGATTGTTGGACCTCCCGGAGCCGGAAAGGGTACTCAGGCCGCCATTTTGGCCGAGCGCCTCGGTGTCCCCGCGATTTCGACCGGAGATATCTTCCGTGCGAACATCAAGGAGGAGACCGAGCTTGGGCTTCAAATCAAGTCCATCGTCGATAGCGGCAGCTTTGTTCCCGACTCGCTGACCAACGCCATTGTGGCGGATCGTCTGACCTGGGACGACGCAACAGACGGCTTCTTGTTGGATGGTTATCCCCGTACGACGGACCAGGTTGTTGAGTTGGATCGCATTCTGTCAACGACGGGTGACCGCCTCGACGCGGTTGTCCTGCTTGAGGCAGACACAGACGTGGTCGTAGATCGCCTGTTGAAGCGTGCGCAGGAGCAGGGGCGCGCCGACGACACCGAAGACGTCATCCGACACCGTCAAGAGATCTACAAGGAGCAGACGGCTCCGCTCATCGAGACGTATGACGCTCGCAAGCTTGTTGTGCGGGTTGACGGCATCGGAACGGTCGACGAGGTCTCCTCTCGCATTGCCGATGCTCTCGAGCTCGCTGGCGCAGCTAAGTAA
- the secY gene encoding preprotein translocase subunit SecY: protein MFSAIGRIFRTPDLRRKIGFTLGIVAIFRLGSFVPAPFVDFGNVQACLAQNQSTSGLYELVNLFSGGALLQLSIFALGIMPYITASIITQLLRVVIPHFEALHKEGQAGQGRLTQYTRYLTIALAVLQSTTLITVARSGLLFGTNTAAECTNLLTNNAWYAVLLMVITMTAGTGLIMWMGELITERGVGNGMSLLIFTSIAAQFPSSLWAIQEAKGFDIFLLVIAVGIVIIGLVVFVEQSQRRIPVQYAKRVVGRRTYGGNNTYIPIKVNMAGVVPVIFASSLLYLPALIAQFNQAKPGEDPAPWVVWVSNNLTGGDQPLYMLLYFLLIVGFTFFYVAITFNPEEVAENMKKYGGFIPGIRAGRPTAEYLDYVLTRITFPGSLYLGFVALIPLIALALVQANQNFPFGGASILIIVGVGLETVKQIDAQLQQRHYEGLLK, encoded by the coding sequence TTGTTCAGCGCCATAGGCCGAATTTTTCGGACACCAGACTTGCGTCGCAAGATCGGTTTCACACTTGGAATCGTTGCGATCTTCCGTTTGGGTTCCTTCGTGCCCGCTCCCTTTGTCGACTTTGGCAACGTGCAAGCGTGTCTCGCCCAAAACCAGAGCACCTCTGGCCTCTACGAACTGGTTAACCTGTTCAGCGGTGGCGCTCTCCTCCAACTCTCAATCTTTGCGCTGGGAATCATGCCGTATATTACGGCGTCGATTATCACCCAGCTCCTCAGGGTCGTAATCCCTCACTTCGAGGCGCTGCACAAGGAAGGCCAAGCCGGTCAAGGCCGCCTCACACAGTACACGCGCTACCTCACCATTGCGCTTGCTGTTCTCCAGTCGACCACCCTCATTACGGTCGCACGTAGCGGTCTGCTGTTCGGAACGAACACCGCCGCAGAGTGCACGAACTTGCTGACCAACAACGCTTGGTACGCCGTGCTGCTCATGGTAATCACCATGACCGCCGGAACCGGTCTCATCATGTGGATGGGTGAGCTCATCACCGAGCGCGGTGTTGGTAACGGTATGTCGCTGCTGATCTTCACCTCGATCGCCGCTCAGTTCCCAAGCTCCCTCTGGGCTATCCAGGAGGCAAAGGGCTTCGACATCTTCCTGCTTGTGATCGCAGTCGGTATCGTGATCATCGGCCTCGTAGTGTTCGTCGAGCAGTCGCAGCGACGAATTCCGGTTCAATATGCCAAGCGCGTCGTTGGACGACGCACCTACGGTGGCAATAACACGTACATCCCCATCAAGGTCAACATGGCCGGCGTTGTGCCCGTTATTTTTGCCTCATCGCTGTTGTACCTGCCCGCACTGATCGCACAGTTCAACCAGGCCAAGCCTGGTGAAGATCCCGCCCCCTGGGTGGTTTGGGTCTCGAACAACCTCACCGGCGGAGATCAGCCTCTCTACATGCTGCTCTACTTCTTACTCATCGTTGGATTCACCTTCTTCTACGTTGCGATTACGTTCAACCCAGAAGAAGTTGCCGAGAACATGAAGAAGTACGGCGGGTTCATCCCCGGTATCCGTGCTGGTCGTCCAACCGCCGAGTACCTCGACTACGTCCTGACGCGCATTACGTTCCCAGGATCGCTGTACCTTGGTTTTGTTGCTCTTATTCCGTTGATCGCGCTCGCCTTGGTACAGGCAAACCAGAACTTCCCGTTCGGTGGCGCCTCGATCCTCATCATCGTTGGTGTAGGACTTGAGACGGTGAAACAAATCGACGCGCAGCTTCAGCAGCGCCACTACGAGGGATTGCTCAAATAA